In one window of Fodinibius salicampi DNA:
- a CDS encoding patatin-like phospholipase family protein, producing MPPEQENRTFEIGLVMAGAVSAGAYTAGVIDFLLQALEEWQKAKDAGEGSAPIHDVKIKVISGASAGGMTGAIFTAMMNEEFSHITSLPGKEPTRDEINRNKLYKSWVDDIDIRDLLENSDLKERNSSVKSLLDSSVLDEIAESAVSFSPTQEWKPYISKPFHLYLTLTNLQGVPYDIQFQGNTGRGHSISQHTDFLHFVLSQNNPELKEAEWLDPGNSNTKNWHLLKRTALATGAFPGGLAPRQLQRNFDHYEFRSWPVPQRPKESDGAAECVRMVNIKPAWPADHTDRFNFLSVDGGVMDNEPMELARRTLAGKQGFNPRKPESAERAVIMIDPFPSEKKTEMKSQEELENYDIVSIFTELFGSLMSQARFKPDELMLANSDSIYSRYLVAPTRRNPDGTKANYPIASGFLNGFGGFFSKKFRMHDFQLGRRNCQQFLRNYLSIPVDKARQNPVFADYTEADFERFSFQKDGTDIIPLIPLMGSAKEEVFPLGWNTLKLGSRELEELKSLISNRTKVVINRLIEQYVDDGFTRWLAKRIAGLKRGKIVDAIMEKINTDLEEFDLKS from the coding sequence TTGCCACCAGAGCAAGAAAATAGAACTTTTGAAATCGGTTTAGTTATGGCCGGTGCCGTTTCGGCAGGAGCCTATACTGCAGGTGTGATAGACTTTTTGCTTCAGGCATTGGAGGAGTGGCAAAAAGCAAAGGATGCTGGAGAAGGTAGTGCCCCGATTCATGACGTTAAAATAAAAGTTATTTCGGGTGCTTCTGCCGGGGGAATGACGGGGGCCATATTTACGGCGATGATGAATGAAGAATTTTCACACATCACTTCCCTTCCCGGTAAAGAACCCACCCGTGATGAAATAAACAGAAATAAATTATACAAATCCTGGGTTGATGATATTGATATTAGAGACCTGCTTGAGAATAGCGATTTAAAAGAAAGAAACAGTAGTGTAAAATCCCTGCTGGACTCATCCGTACTAGATGAAATAGCTGAATCAGCCGTCAGTTTCTCACCTACTCAAGAATGGAAACCTTACATATCGAAGCCCTTCCATCTGTATCTTACTCTCACGAATCTTCAGGGAGTCCCATATGATATTCAGTTTCAGGGGAATACTGGAAGAGGACATTCCATTTCTCAGCATACCGACTTTCTGCATTTTGTACTCAGTCAGAATAACCCGGAGTTAAAAGAAGCCGAGTGGTTGGATCCGGGTAACAGTAACACCAAAAATTGGCACCTGCTAAAACGTACGGCTCTTGCCACTGGGGCATTCCCGGGTGGGTTAGCGCCCCGACAATTGCAAAGGAATTTTGATCATTATGAGTTTAGATCTTGGCCCGTCCCCCAGCGCCCAAAAGAATCGGACGGGGCTGCGGAATGCGTCAGGATGGTAAATATAAAACCAGCATGGCCTGCCGATCATACTGATCGGTTTAATTTCTTATCGGTTGATGGAGGCGTCATGGATAATGAGCCGATGGAACTGGCACGCCGGACTCTGGCGGGTAAGCAGGGCTTCAATCCCAGGAAACCCGAAAGTGCAGAACGTGCAGTAATTATGATCGATCCTTTTCCTAGTGAAAAGAAGACAGAGATGAAATCACAGGAAGAGCTGGAGAATTATGACATCGTTAGTATTTTTACTGAATTGTTTGGCAGCCTGATGTCACAGGCACGCTTTAAACCGGACGAGTTGATGCTTGCCAATTCAGATAGCATCTATAGTCGCTACTTGGTAGCTCCTACCCGCAGAAATCCTGATGGGACAAAGGCTAACTATCCTATTGCTTCTGGATTTTTGAATGGTTTCGGGGGCTTTTTCTCCAAAAAGTTTAGGATGCATGATTTTCAACTTGGCCGACGAAATTGTCAACAGTTTCTTCGGAATTATCTTTCAATACCGGTAGATAAAGCACGTCAAAATCCTGTATTTGCCGATTATACGGAGGCTGATTTTGAGCGCTTTTCTTTTCAAAAAGATGGGACTGATATTATCCCTTTGATTCCTCTGATGGGTTCTGCTAAAGAAGAAGTTTTTCCGCTTGGGTGGAATACTCTAAAGTTGGGTAGCCGGGAACTCGAGGAACTGAAGAGCTTGATAAGCAATCGGACGAAAGTGGTGATCAACCGGTTAATAGAACAATATGTTGATGATGGTTTTACACGGTGGCTGGCAAAAAGAATTGCAGGCCTAAAAAGGGGCAAAATAGTAGATGCTATCATGGAAAAAATAAACACCGACCTCGAAGAATTTGACCTTAAATCCTGA
- a CDS encoding N-acetylmuramoyl-L-alanine amidase — MKTQNGKLDEETADFVESPNHSGKFSKDLPDTIVIHYTAGSSGESSIRTLTNPNVRASAHLVISRDGSITQLVSFDTIAWHAGKSAWGDRQGLNKYSIGIELDNAGRLTKSGDQYISWFGRAYPEDQTIEAVHRNEEDPSFWHRFTEEQITKTYEICELLINAYDIKTILGHEEISPGRKIDPGPAFPLDKMRDKLLHADRSEQEEEETEGFDNPGVVTASLLNIRSGPSAENQKISNPLQKGTPVNIVDESNRWYQVEVKLKGWVAKSFIKKNI; from the coding sequence ATGAAGACACAAAATGGAAAGCTAGACGAAGAAACTGCAGATTTTGTTGAATCCCCCAATCATAGTGGAAAATTCTCCAAAGACTTACCGGATACAATTGTAATCCACTATACAGCAGGGAGTTCGGGAGAATCATCTATTCGAACTCTCACTAATCCGAATGTTAGGGCATCGGCTCACCTGGTGATCAGCCGCGATGGTTCCATAACTCAGCTAGTTTCCTTTGATACCATTGCCTGGCATGCTGGGAAAAGTGCTTGGGGAGATCGGCAGGGATTGAATAAATATTCTATTGGCATTGAACTGGATAACGCTGGTCGACTTACGAAAAGTGGTGATCAGTATATTTCTTGGTTTGGCCGCGCATATCCTGAAGACCAGACGATTGAGGCTGTTCATAGAAATGAAGAAGATCCCAGTTTCTGGCATCGCTTTACAGAAGAACAGATTACAAAAACATACGAGATTTGTGAGCTGCTGATTAATGCCTATGATATTAAAACGATCTTGGGCCATGAAGAGATATCACCGGGCCGGAAGATAGATCCCGGGCCCGCGTTTCCACTTGATAAAATGCGGGATAAACTACTGCATGCCGACCGAAGTGAGCAAGAAGAGGAGGAAACAGAAGGTTTTGACAATCCCGGAGTTGTAACCGCATCATTGCTAAACATACGTTCGGGTCCTTCTGCGGAGAATCAAAAAATTTCCAATCCCCTTCAAAAAGGTACGCCTGTAAATATTGTAGATGAGTCTAACAGGTGGTACCAGGTAGAAGTAAAACTTAAAGGATGGGTGGCTAAATCTTTCATTAAAAAAAATATTTAA